A single genomic interval of Hevea brasiliensis isolate MT/VB/25A 57/8 chromosome 4, ASM3005281v1, whole genome shotgun sequence harbors:
- the LOC110638408 gene encoding probable voltage-gated potassium channel subunit beta encodes MQYRNLGRSGLKVSQLSYGAWVSFGNQLDVKEAKSLLQCCRDNGVNFFDNAEVYANGRAEEIMGQAIRELGWKRSDIVVSTKIFWGGSGPNDKGLSRKHIVEGAKASLKRLDMDYVDVIYCHRPDSSTPIEETVRAMNYAIDKGWAFYWGTSEWSAQQITEAWGIAERLDLLGPVVEQPEYNLLSRHKVESEYLPLYTNYGLGLTTWSPLASGVLTGKYSKGAIPPDSRFALENYKNLASRSLVDDVLKKVNGLKPIADELGVPLSQLAIAWCAANPNVSSVITGATKESQIQENMKAIDVIPLLTPAVMEKIEAVVQSRPKRPESYR; translated from the exons ATGCAGTACAGGAACTTGGGTCGCTCAGGCCTTAAGGTGAGCCAGCTCTCCTATGGCGCCTGGGTCAGCTTCGGCAATCAGCTTGACGTCAAGGAGGCCAAATCTCTCTTGCAGTGCTGCCGTGACAATGGTGTTAACTTCTTTGACAACGCAGAGGTTTATGCCAATGGAAGGGCCGAGGAGATAATGGGTCAGGCGATCCGCGAGCTTGGATGGAAACGCTCTGATATTGTCGTCTCCACCAAGATCTTCTGGGGAGGTTCCGGTCCTAATGATAAAGGCTTGTCCAGAAAGCATATTGTGGAGGGTGCCAAAGCTTCGCTCAAGAGGCTGGATATGGATTATGTCGATGTGATTTACTGCCACCG GCCAGACTCCTCAACACCAATTGAAGAAACAGTAAGGGCAATGAATTATGCAATTGATAAAGGTTGGGCATTTTACTGGGGGACTAGCGAGTGGTCGGCACAGCAGATCACTGAAGCGTGGGGCATTGCAGAAAGATTGGACTTGTTGGGGCCAGTTGTGGAGCAGCCAGAGTATAATTTACTCTCTAGACACAAG GTTGAGTCAGAGTACCTTCCTTTGTACACCAACTATGGCCTGGGTCTCACCACATGGAGTCCACTTGCATCTGGGGTGCTCACTGGAAAGTATAGCAAGGGAGCTATACCTCCTGATAGTCGGTTTGCACTGGAAAATTACAAA AATCTTGCCAGCCGATCACTAGTTGATGATGTTCTGAAAAAAGTTAATGGACTAAAGCCAATAGCTGACGAACTAGGTGTGCCGTTATCTCAACTTGCAATTGCATGGTGTGCTGCTAATCCAAATGTCTCATCAGTTATTACTGGTGCTACGAAGGAGTCTCAG ATTCAAGAGAACATGAAAGCTATTGACGTCATCCCCTTGTTGACTCCTGCTGTGATGGAGAAGATAGAGGCTGTTGTTCAAAGCAGGCCAAAACGTCCGGAATCATATAGGTAA
- the LOC110638424 gene encoding cytochrome b5 produces the protein MVGEGKVFTLAQVSEHNNPKDCWLIIDGKVYDVTKFLEDHPGGDEVLLSATGKDATDDFEDVGHSTSAREMMDQYYVGEIDSSTIPKKAAYKPPNQPHYNQDKTSEFIIKLLQFLVPLAILGLAFGIRIYTKST, from the exons ATGGTTGGTGAAGGGAAAGTTTTCACCTTGGCTCAGGTGTCTGAGCACAACAATCCCAAGGACTGTTGGTTGATTATCGACGGCAAG GTTTACGATGTGACAAAGTTTTTGGAAGACCATCCTGGTGGTGATGAGGTCTTGTTGTCTGCCACAG GGAAAGATGCAACTGATGATTTCGAGGATGTGGGCCACAGCACGAGTGCTAGAGAAATGATGGATCAATACTATGTTGGAGAGATTGACTCTTCAACCATCCCTAAGAAGGCTGCATATAAACCTCCAAATCAGCCTCACTACAACCAGGATAAGACCTCTGAGTTCATTATCAAGCTCCTGCAATTCTTGGTTCCCCTTGCTATATTGGGTTTGGCTTTTGGCATCCGCATCTACACAAAATCAACCTAA
- the LOC110638411 gene encoding uncharacterized protein LOC110638411 — translation MASSTDCGYGYHINVSAWEIGDPVQDNTLSSSYLFITCKVELSYQSEAISTIITHKLKSIVSAPTKSIPKKITAHETEHTFRFPCDSFISTHGGKTVSSIISDMNIPFSLENIQWREHVCEPWVLLENPDDLPNHILDLARYTIKGFEKTGRKEFKMYIHIEKKIILSQQEYETMAQGIEDQERVEMIKATAMKEIIGYQVATGRLLSRTELLLRLRIILREKNATLDWSSLESLANQVSQTFMWTQKRGRSSLESSVEKAIEYLRVKGSDVESMGRCSICIQEVELKSYVSRLPCSHMFHRDCIKEWLNKSHLCPLCRFSLDQ, via the coding sequence ATGGCGTCTTCAACAGACTGCGGCTATGGTTACCACATCAATGTCTCAGCCTGGGAGATTGGTGATCCTGTCCAAGACAATACTTTGTCCTCTTCCTACTTATTCATTACTTGTAAGGTTGAGCTTTCTTACCAATCAGAAGCTATCTCAACAATCATCACCCATAAACTGAAATCCATCGTCTCTGCTCCTACTAAATCAATACCCAAGAAAATCACTGCCCATGAAACGGAACACACCTTCAGATTCCCATGCGACTCTTTCATATCCACCCATGGCGGTAAAACCGTGTCCTCCATTATTTCTGATATGAACATCCCTTTCTCTCTGGAAAACATCCAGTGGAGAGAGCATGTGTGCGAACCTTGGGTTCTATTGGAGAACCCTGATGATCTACCGAACCACATACTTGATCTTGCACGTTACACCATTAAAGGGTTCGAGAAAACTGGCCGCAAGGAGTTCAAGATGTATATTCATATTGAAAAGAAGATAATTCTGTCTCAACAGGAATACGAAACAATGGCTCAGGGTATAGAGGATCAAGAACGTGTCGAGATGATCAAAGCCACGGCGATGAAAGAAATAATTGGATATCAAGTTGCAACGGGGAGGTTATTGTCAAGAACTGAATTGTTGCTGAGACTCAGAATCATACTGAGGGAGAAGAATGCAACATTAGACTGGAGTTCCTTGGAGTCGTTGGCGAATCAAGTTTCGCAGACATTTATGTGGACTCAGAAACGAGGAAGATCATCCTTAGAATCATCAGTTGAAAAAGCAATAGAATATTTAAGAGTAAAGGGTTCGGATGTTGAATCAATGGGGCGATGTTCAATATGCATACAAGAAGTGGAGCTGAAAAGTTATGTGAGCAGATTGCCTTGTTCTCACATGTTTCATCGAGACTGCATCAAAGAATGGCTCAACAAGAGCCACCTTTGCCCCTTGTGTCGATTTAGTTTAGATCAGTAG